A genomic region of Trichothermofontia sichuanensis B231 contains the following coding sequences:
- the tnpA gene encoding IS200/IS605 family transposase has protein sequence MENKFKSDPAIVHSCKYHVTWCSKYRRKVLIEGVDKRLKEILKEICDQFEAKLTEVEVLPDHVHILVEVDPKFGIVKLVRYLKGRSSRRLRDEFPWLRSRLPTLWTKSYFVATVGVAPLSEIEQYIESQKNV, from the coding sequence ATGGAAAATAAATTTAAGTCTGATCCGGCCATCGTCCATTCTTGCAAATATCACGTTACCTGGTGTTCCAAGTATCGGCGCAAGGTGCTGATCGAAGGGGTGGACAAGCGACTAAAGGAGATTCTCAAGGAAATCTGCGACCAGTTTGAGGCGAAGCTGACGGAAGTCGAAGTCTTGCCCGATCATGTTCATATTTTGGTTGAAGTTGATCCCAAATTTGGGATTGTTAAATTGGTGCGATACTTGAAGGGGCGGTCTTCACGGCGACTGCGTGATGAGTTTCCCTGGTTAAGAAGTCGGTTACCCACACTGTGGACAAAAAGCTACTTTGTTGCCACGGTGGGGGTAGCTCCTCTCTCGGAGATTGAGCAATATATTGAGAGCCAAAAGAACGTTTAG
- a CDS encoding CBS domain-containing protein, giving the protein MALLDLVLCHTTADFDTLGAAVGVTRLRPGARIVLTGGCHPGVQEFLALYRDEYPLIERRSVNPRQIRSLTIVDTQQRDRLGKAAEWLTLDAIPIFLYDHHQLVKGDIPATWVQIEPVGSTSTLLVEHLQAQQISLSVAEATVMALGIHVDTGSLTYEQTTDRDALALAWLMQQGANLRTIAEFVEPGLSPNLQALLTTALETIQTEVVAGQRLAWVVLDTPGYAPGLSSLAARLIDLTESDVLLLASYYRLGGGKGSRLTVIGRARVPSFSRDPEEGLNLAKVFEPWGGGGHPTAAALTLRDVDPDRVLPPLLDQVRQQLPQPPTARDLMSSPVRTIRPDTTIAEAQRILLRYGHSGLSVVDETDQLVGVISRRDIDIALHHGFSHAPVRGYMTRNPRTIAPDTLLPEIEDLMVTYDIGRLPVLNDQGHLIGIVTRTDVLRQLHQTQTSGNRAPAIPPSAYCPLPREMWQRLQRSLQPALWDILITAAKAAEQRGWHLYLVGGAVRTLMLATPGEPLALSDIDLVVDGFEQIPQVGAGVEIAQALQQTYPESRLQVHGRFQTAALVWHKHPALDSLMIDIATARTEFYPYPAANPEVEASSIRQDLYRRDFTINAMAIRLTPPRAGELLDFFGGLHDLQAGKIRVLHANSFIEDPTRIYRAVRFAVRLGFHLDEQTERYIRHAIASGIYAQMQQQAQRAPALQTRLKMELKYILQSAQWPSALRLLGDLDALQCIHSSLHLDDALWWQLRRADRWLRRFDPQHSRPHWEVLLELLLAYLAPPLRGPIAAAMQLPISSIERLHNLAAVELKVTQTLPTCQTPSQIVSLLQPYALELLILVGCRCERALRRYLWQYLTTWSHIKPLLDGDDLKQLGYKPGRQFKQMLAELHAATLDGLIRDRQQAEQFLRDRYLH; this is encoded by the coding sequence GTGGCCTTATTGGATTTAGTCCTCTGTCACACAACAGCAGACTTCGATACGCTGGGGGCGGCAGTGGGTGTAACGCGGCTGCGACCAGGAGCGCGGATTGTGTTGACGGGGGGCTGCCATCCAGGGGTACAGGAATTCCTGGCACTCTATCGCGATGAATATCCCCTGATCGAACGCCGATCGGTTAATCCCCGCCAGATTCGATCCCTCACGATTGTGGATACCCAACAACGCGATCGCCTGGGCAAGGCCGCTGAATGGCTCACCCTCGACGCGATTCCCATCTTTCTCTACGATCACCACCAACTGGTTAAGGGGGATATCCCCGCCACCTGGGTCCAAATTGAACCAGTGGGGTCTACCAGCACCCTCCTAGTCGAACACCTCCAGGCGCAGCAGATCAGCCTTTCAGTGGCAGAGGCAACGGTGATGGCCCTGGGAATTCATGTGGATACGGGGTCCCTGACCTATGAGCAGACCACCGATCGCGATGCCTTGGCCCTCGCTTGGTTAATGCAGCAGGGGGCTAATTTACGCACGATCGCGGAATTTGTGGAACCGGGCCTGTCGCCTAACCTGCAAGCGTTGTTAACGACAGCCCTGGAAACGATCCAGACCGAGGTGGTCGCGGGTCAGCGGTTAGCGTGGGTGGTGCTGGATACACCGGGCTATGCCCCTGGGTTGTCGAGTTTGGCGGCGCGGTTGATCGATCTTACCGAAAGTGATGTGCTGCTGCTGGCCAGCTACTACCGTCTGGGCGGCGGCAAGGGCAGTCGGCTGACGGTGATCGGGCGTGCCCGCGTTCCCAGTTTCAGCCGTGATCCAGAGGAGGGACTTAACCTAGCCAAGGTGTTTGAACCCTGGGGGGGAGGCGGCCATCCCACGGCGGCGGCCTTGACCCTGCGGGATGTGGACCCCGATCGGGTCTTGCCCCCACTCCTGGACCAGGTGCGCCAACAATTGCCCCAACCACCCACCGCCCGCGATTTGATGTCGTCGCCGGTACGCACGATTCGTCCCGATACGACGATCGCTGAAGCCCAGCGGATTTTGTTGCGCTATGGCCACTCCGGCTTGTCGGTGGTCGATGAAACGGACCAACTGGTGGGGGTAATTTCCCGTCGGGATATTGATATTGCACTGCACCACGGGTTTAGTCATGCTCCCGTTCGGGGTTATATGACCCGCAATCCCCGCACGATCGCCCCCGATACCCTGCTGCCGGAAATCGAAGACCTGATGGTGACCTATGACATTGGTCGCCTGCCCGTCCTCAACGACCAGGGGCACCTTATCGGCATTGTGACGCGCACGGATGTCCTACGGCAATTGCACCAGACCCAAACCAGCGGCAACCGTGCCCCCGCGATCCCTCCCAGTGCCTACTGCCCCCTACCCCGTGAGATGTGGCAACGGCTCCAGCGATCGCTCCAGCCAGCCCTGTGGGACATTTTGATAACAGCCGCTAAAGCCGCCGAACAGCGGGGGTGGCACCTGTATCTGGTTGGGGGAGCCGTGCGGACCTTGATGCTGGCCACACCAGGGGAACCCCTGGCTTTGAGCGACATTGATCTGGTGGTGGATGGCTTTGAGCAGATTCCCCAGGTGGGGGCAGGGGTTGAGATTGCTCAGGCGTTACAGCAAACTTACCCGGAGTCCCGGCTTCAGGTCCACGGTCGGTTTCAAACGGCAGCCCTGGTATGGCACAAACACCCGGCCCTGGATTCGTTGATGATCGACATTGCCACGGCTCGCACGGAATTTTATCCCTACCCTGCGGCCAACCCAGAGGTGGAGGCCAGTTCCATTCGCCAGGATCTCTATCGCCGCGACTTTACGATCAATGCGATGGCAATTCGCCTAACGCCACCACGAGCAGGGGAACTGCTGGACTTTTTTGGCGGTCTCCACGATCTCCAGGCGGGCAAAATTCGCGTCCTCCATGCCAATAGTTTTATCGAAGACCCAACACGCATTTATCGGGCTGTCCGTTTTGCCGTGCGCTTAGGGTTTCACCTGGATGAGCAGACGGAGCGCTATATCCGTCATGCGATCGCCAGTGGGATTTATGCCCAAATGCAACAACAGGCGCAACGGGCACCCGCTTTGCAAACCCGCCTCAAAATGGAGTTGAAATACATTCTGCAATCGGCCCAGTGGCCGTCGGCCCTGCGCCTCCTGGGAGATCTGGACGCCTTGCAATGTATCCACAGCAGCCTGCATTTAGACGATGCCCTGTGGTGGCAACTGCGACGGGCCGATCGCTGGTTACGCCGCTTTGATCCCCAGCACAGCCGCCCCCACTGGGAAGTCCTCCTGGAGTTGCTCCTGGCCTACCTGGCTCCCCCCTTACGCGGGCCGATCGCCGCTGCGATGCAATTACCAATATCGAGCATTGAACGGTTACACAACCTAGCAGCGGTTGAACTCAAGGTCACCCAAACCTTACCGACCTGCCAAACCCCCAGCCAGATAGTCAGCCTCCTGCAACCCTATGCGCTGGAGTTACTAATCTTAGTCGGTTGTCGCTGCGAACGCGCCCTGCGCCGCTATCTCTGGCAATACCTAACAACCTGGTCCCACATCAAACCCCTCTTAGATGGCGATGACCTCAAACAATTGGGCTATAAACCTGGTCGCCAGTTCAAGCAAATGCTGGCTGAACTCCATGCCGCAACGCTCGATGGTCTGATTCGCGATCGCCAGCAAGCAGAACAATTTTTGCGCGATCGCTATCTCCACTGA
- the psbZ gene encoding photosystem II reaction center protein PsbZ translates to MTIVFQIALAALVLLSFAMVVWVPVAYASPTNWDQSKQLIFIGSGLWVALVILVGVLNYLVA, encoded by the coding sequence ATGACGATCGTATTTCAAATTGCACTGGCTGCCCTGGTATTGCTATCCTTTGCGATGGTCGTTTGGGTACCCGTTGCCTATGCCTCACCGACCAATTGGGATCAGTCGAAGCAGCTGATCTTTATTGGCTCAGGGTTGTGGGTTGCCCTAGTTATCCTGGTTGGGGTCTTGAATTACCTGGTGGCCTAG
- a CDS encoding formylglycine-generating enzyme family protein, which translates to MHQIQQERITAFNEALRQQQEAAERRRQLIFTLPNDGGDLEFVEIRKGTLNLNGREIHLAAFRMSKYPITQRQYQAIMGNNPSDFKGDLDCPVERVSWNDAKAFCKKLSQEPVMAGQKVYLPSEAQWEYACRAGTTTKFWFGNSDNDLGKHAWYDGNSGRRTHSVYEKAKEHENFWGLVDMHGHVWEWCADNWTNNTNELPNDGTRLTKGGNSSLHPIRSGLCNESTGNCRASYRGYFSSVDYYFYLGFQVVLVV; encoded by the coding sequence TTGCACCAGATTCAGCAGGAGCGAATTACGGCGTTTAATGAGGCGTTGCGGCAGCAACAGGAAGCGGCGGAGCGGCGGCGGCAATTGATCTTTACGCTACCCAATGATGGCGGCGATCTGGAGTTTGTTGAAATACGCAAGGGGACGCTGAATTTGAATGGGCGTGAGATTCACCTGGCAGCGTTTCGCATGAGTAAGTACCCGATCACGCAGCGGCAGTATCAGGCGATTATGGGGAATAATCCGTCAGACTTTAAGGGCGATTTGGATTGTCCCGTAGAAAGGGTGTCCTGGAATGATGCTAAGGCGTTTTGTAAAAAACTATCGCAGGAGCCAGTGATGGCGGGGCAGAAGGTATATTTGCCTAGTGAGGCCCAGTGGGAGTATGCCTGTCGGGCGGGGACAACGACGAAGTTCTGGTTTGGCAATAGCGATAATGATCTGGGTAAACACGCCTGGTACGATGGCAATTCAGGAAGGCGTACTCATTCCGTGTATGAGAAGGCGAAGGAGCATGAAAATTTCTGGGGGCTGGTGGATATGCATGGCCATGTCTGGGAGTGGTGTGCCGATAATTGGACTAACAATACAAATGAACTACCTAATGATGGCACGCGGTTAACGAAGGGCGGAAATTCTTCTCTTCATCCGATTCGCAGTGGTTTGTGTAACGAGTCCACTGGCAATTGCCGTGCTTCGTACCGCGGCTACTTCTCTTCAGTCGACTACTACTTCTACCTGGGTTTTCAGGTGGTGTTGGTTGTGTAG
- the psbD gene encoding photosystem II D2 protein (photosystem q(a) protein) produces the protein MTIAVGRASASRGWFDVLDDWLKRDRFVFVGWSGLLLFPCAYLALGGWLTGTTFVTSWYTHGLASSYLEGCNFLTVAVSTPPDSLGHSLLFLWGPEAQGNFTRWCQLGGLWTFVALHGAFGLIGFMLRQFEIARLVGLRPYNAIAFSAPIAVFVSVFLMYPLGQSSWFFAPSFGVAAIFRFLLFLQGFHNWTLNPFHMMGVAGVLGGALLCAIHGATVENTLFEDGEGANTFRAFTPTQSEETYSMVTANRFWSQIFGIAFSNKRWLHFFMLFVPVMGLWMSAVGIVGLALNLRAYDFVSQEIRAAEDPEFETFYTKNILLNEGLRAWMAPQDQPHEHFVFPEEVLPRGNAL, from the coding sequence ATGACCATTGCAGTGGGTCGTGCGAGTGCCAGTCGGGGATGGTTCGACGTTCTCGATGACTGGCTAAAGCGCGATAGATTCGTCTTTGTCGGCTGGTCAGGTCTGCTGCTGTTCCCCTGTGCCTACTTGGCCCTGGGCGGCTGGCTGACCGGAACCACCTTTGTCACGTCCTGGTATACCCACGGACTCGCCTCCTCCTACCTGGAAGGCTGCAATTTCCTCACCGTGGCCGTCTCGACGCCACCCGATAGCCTGGGGCACTCCCTGCTGTTCCTCTGGGGACCGGAAGCCCAGGGCAATTTCACCCGCTGGTGCCAACTCGGCGGCCTGTGGACCTTTGTGGCGCTGCACGGGGCCTTCGGGCTGATTGGCTTCATGCTGCGCCAGTTTGAAATCGCTCGGCTGGTGGGTCTGCGCCCCTACAACGCCATCGCCTTTTCGGCCCCGATCGCCGTCTTCGTAAGCGTGTTTTTGATGTACCCGCTGGGGCAATCGAGTTGGTTCTTTGCCCCTAGCTTTGGCGTGGCGGCGATTTTCCGCTTCCTGCTGTTTTTGCAAGGGTTCCACAACTGGACGCTCAATCCCTTCCACATGATGGGGGTAGCCGGTGTCCTTGGTGGTGCCCTGCTGTGTGCAATTCACGGGGCGACGGTGGAGAACACCCTGTTTGAAGATGGCGAAGGGGCCAATACCTTCCGCGCCTTCACGCCGACGCAATCGGAGGAAACCTACTCGATGGTGACGGCGAACCGCTTCTGGTCGCAGATTTTCGGGATTGCCTTTTCCAACAAGCGTTGGTTGCACTTTTTCATGTTGTTCGTGCCCGTGATGGGGCTGTGGATGAGTGCGGTTGGCATTGTCGGTTTGGCGCTGAACCTGCGGGCTTATGACTTTGTGAGCCAGGAGATTCGGGCTGCCGAAGACCCTGAGTTTGAGACGTTCTACACCAAGAACATTCTGCTCAACGAGGGTCTACGGGCTTGGATGGCTCCCCAAGACCAACCCCATGAACATTTTGTCTTCCCTGAAGAAGTGCTACCGCGCGGTAATGCGCTCTAG
- the cbiM gene encoding cobalt transporter CbiM encodes MFTGKWFAEAALSLMTHLFPVLIHPLGELGLIFPPSLALHIPDGFLNPPVMLVTWVVAIALIAVCLRQVKADYQDRMVPLMGVCAAFVFAAQMINFPIPGGTSGHLLGGTLAGVLLGPWAGSLVMTAVFIVQSLFFQDGGILVMGANIFNMGLIGTFFGYYVFQTVRRTIGHNRLAGMVIGSAIAAWASVVLAAVICALQLGLSGTVPLSVALVAMVGWHMVIGIGEAIITAIAVTFIWRTRPDLFYRPPRKAVPLSHSGIVE; translated from the coding sequence GTGTTTACTGGCAAGTGGTTTGCCGAGGCAGCGTTGAGTTTGATGACACACCTGTTTCCCGTGTTGATCCATCCCCTAGGTGAGTTAGGTTTAATCTTCCCGCCCTCATTGGCCCTGCATATTCCCGATGGGTTTCTCAATCCACCCGTGATGCTGGTGACCTGGGTTGTTGCGATCGCCCTGATCGCCGTTTGTCTGCGCCAGGTCAAAGCCGACTACCAAGATCGGATGGTACCCCTGATGGGCGTCTGCGCCGCCTTCGTCTTCGCTGCCCAGATGATCAACTTTCCGATCCCTGGCGGTACCTCTGGGCACCTGTTGGGCGGCACCCTAGCTGGAGTTCTGCTGGGGCCGTGGGCCGGTTCCCTGGTGATGACTGCCGTCTTTATTGTCCAGAGCCTCTTTTTCCAGGATGGCGGCATTCTGGTCATGGGAGCCAACATCTTCAACATGGGCCTGATTGGCACCTTCTTCGGCTATTACGTGTTTCAAACCGTTCGCAGAACCATTGGCCACAATAGGTTAGCGGGTATGGTGATTGGCAGTGCGATTGCTGCGTGGGCCAGCGTTGTCCTTGCCGCCGTCATCTGTGCCCTGCAATTGGGCCTATCGGGAACCGTCCCCCTGTCCGTGGCCCTAGTGGCGATGGTGGGGTGGCATATGGTCATTGGCATTGGCGAAGCCATCATCACCGCGATCGCCGTCACCTTCATCTGGCGCACCCGCCCCGATTTGTTCTACCGTCCCCCCCGCAAAGCTGTGCCCTTATCCCATAGCGGCATCGTGGAATAG
- a CDS encoding PDGLE domain-containing protein yields MSHPTHPSRSNRILIGTGLGIALIIAVLLSPFASQHPDGLDRVAQDLAFEHKANPEPAAQKLPFYRLFDEYALRGVPAPIATPLAGLVGTLAAFGLAWGIGKLVMRPTLAEAGEQVPPANDETQD; encoded by the coding sequence ATGAGCCATCCCACCCACCCTTCTCGCTCCAATCGCATCTTGATCGGCACTGGCTTAGGGATTGCGCTGATCATTGCTGTGTTGTTGTCTCCCTTTGCCAGTCAGCATCCCGATGGTCTCGATCGCGTCGCTCAGGATTTGGCGTTTGAACATAAGGCCAACCCTGAGCCAGCAGCCCAAAAATTGCCGTTCTACCGCCTGTTTGATGAATATGCCCTGCGGGGCGTGCCGGCGCCGATCGCGACGCCCTTGGCCGGTCTGGTGGGGACGCTGGCGGCCTTTGGCTTGGCCTGGGGGATTGGCAAACTGGTGATGCGCCCAACACTGGCGGAAGCTGGGGAACAGGTTCCGCCTGCTAACGACGAGACTCAGGACTAG
- the cbiQ gene encoding cobalt ECF transporter T component CbiQ has product MLLHIPVIRLDVDRDRATVWHSLTPPARVLCVLLLLLAIALTPNGHWGTWAVYGVGIVWVLWLSRISVAVLLKRLVVESAFVGVILLGTVFRPEGEVLWQWGPLQVTTVGVLILGSVATKTFLSLLLLNLLTLTTSVPDLLQALLVLKVPPLLVAILASMYRYLEVLIAEFTTMKRAALSRNLMGHRRWQRLVLGNMIGSLFIRTVDRGDRIHRAMIARSYQGLTPVVTQPLIRGHRDSLALTFTLWLALLGQAIYLDV; this is encoded by the coding sequence ATGCTGCTGCACATTCCAGTTATCCGTCTGGATGTCGATCGCGATCGCGCCACGGTTTGGCATTCGCTGACGCCCCCGGCCCGGGTGCTGTGCGTGTTGTTGCTGTTATTGGCGATCGCCCTGACCCCCAACGGCCATTGGGGTACCTGGGCAGTTTATGGCGTTGGGATTGTCTGGGTGTTGTGGCTGAGCCGGATTAGCGTGGCCGTGCTGCTCAAGCGCTTAGTCGTCGAATCGGCCTTTGTCGGTGTGATCTTGCTGGGGACCGTGTTCCGCCCGGAGGGAGAGGTGCTGTGGCAGTGGGGACCGTTGCAGGTGACAACGGTGGGGGTGTTGATCCTGGGTAGTGTGGCCACGAAAACCTTCCTATCGCTCCTTCTACTCAACTTGCTGACTTTAACAACGTCCGTGCCCGATTTGCTGCAGGCGTTGCTTGTGCTGAAGGTCCCGCCCTTGCTAGTGGCAATTTTGGCGTCTATGTATCGCTACCTGGAAGTCCTGATCGCGGAATTTACGACTATGAAACGGGCGGCCCTCTCCCGTAACTTGATGGGGCACCGCCGCTGGCAACGGCTGGTCCTGGGTAATATGATCGGGTCTCTGTTCATTCGCACCGTCGATCGCGGCGATCGCATTCACCGGGCTATGATCGCCCGGAGCTATCAGGGATTAACGCCTGTCGTCACCCAGCCCCTGATTCGGGGGCACCGGGATAGCCTGGCCCTCACCTTCACCCTCTGGCTAGCCTTGCTCGGACAGGCCATTTATCTAGATGTCTAG
- a CDS encoding energy-coupling factor ABC transporter ATP-binding protein — MHHNSISIQNLSFTYPDGTPALRQITLQIRATERVALVGANGSGKSTLLQHLNGILPQQTGTIVIGQYAMQPENIKAIRDFVGLVFQNPDDQLFMPTVREDVCFGPLNQGLQGAALDDRYHQAMHAVALDPHHYGDRHPNHLSGGEKKRVAIAGVLAMQPQVLVFDEPSAQLDPRSRRQLMDLLRSLPMTQLIATHDLDLALELCDRTIVLHQGQIVRDAPTAEVLFDTAFLEQHCLEAPASYRRPYCLLTDRPAPVLTSAQPSGVCH, encoded by the coding sequence ATGCACCACAACTCGATTTCGATTCAAAACCTCAGCTTCACCTACCCGGATGGCACACCTGCCCTGCGGCAGATTACGCTCCAGATTCGGGCGACGGAGCGGGTTGCTCTGGTAGGTGCCAACGGTTCAGGTAAATCAACCCTATTGCAACACCTCAATGGCATTTTGCCCCAGCAGACGGGGACGATCGTCATCGGGCAATATGCGATGCAACCGGAAAATATCAAGGCGATTCGGGATTTTGTGGGGCTAGTGTTTCAGAATCCGGATGATCAATTGTTTATGCCCACGGTGCGCGAAGATGTGTGTTTTGGTCCCTTGAATCAGGGCCTCCAGGGGGCAGCCCTAGACGATCGCTATCACCAGGCGATGCACGCCGTCGCCCTTGATCCCCACCACTATGGCGATCGCCACCCCAATCACCTGTCGGGGGGGGAGAAAAAACGGGTGGCGATCGCGGGGGTGCTGGCCATGCAACCCCAGGTCCTCGTGTTTGACGAACCCTCGGCCCAGCTTGATCCGCGATCGCGGCGACAGTTAATGGATCTCCTGCGGAGTCTACCCATGACCCAACTCATTGCCACCCATGATCTGGATTTGGCCTTGGAACTGTGCGATCGCACGATCGTCCTCCACCAGGGTCAGATCGTGCGGGATGCCCCCACGGCTGAGGTGCTTTTTGATACAGCCTTTTTAGAGCAGCATTGTCTTGAGGCCCCTGCTAGTTATCGCCGTCCCTATTGTCTGCTCACTGATCGGCCAGCCCCGGTCCTTACCTCGGCTCAGCCCTCAGGGGTCTGCCATTAA
- a CDS encoding NAD(P)-binding domain-containing protein, giving the protein MLERHEIGASFRRWPQEMHFITPSFPSHGFGHLDLNAIARKTSPAISFRREHLTGSQYALYLEKVADYFKLPVYTGVEVQKIAPLPHYQGFLVHVPDGILKTRFLGSSEFMVGARSAPTINSAFAIVYL; this is encoded by the coding sequence ATTCTGGAGCGGCATGAAATTGGAGCCTCCTTCCGGCGTTGGCCCCAAGAGATGCACTTCATTACCCCATCCTTTCCCAGTCATGGCTTTGGACACCTCGACTTGAATGCAATTGCCCGCAAAACCTCTCCTGCCATCAGCTTTCGGCGGGAACACCTGACCGGTAGTCAATATGCCCTATATCTAGAGAAGGTTGCAGACTACTTTAAGCTCCCTGTTTATACGGGTGTAGAGGTGCAAAAAATTGCGCCTTTGCCGCACTATCAAGGATTTCTCGTGCATGTTCCTGACGGCATTCTCAAAACCCGTTTTTTGGGCTCTTCTGAGTTTATGGTGGGGGCGCGTAGCGCCCCCACCATAAACTCAGCATTTGCGATCGTTTATTTGTAG
- the cysS gene encoding cysteine--tRNA ligase: MFDASGNSAINWDVVRRYLKWRGYQVRYVQNFTDIDDKILNRAQAEGSTMQAVSDRYIAAYFRDMRRLNVLDADEYARVTEHISDIHQLIRALEEQGYAYAVEGNVYYNVRRFADYGKLSGRQLEQMQAGAGGRVDPHDPERQKRDPFDFALWKAAKPGEAAWESPWGPERPGWHIECSAMIRARLGETIDIHGGGGDLVFPHHENEIAQSEVLTGKPLANYWLHNGMVTVNGEKMSKSLGNFTTIQDLLEGKWSEYPQPIDPMAIRLFVLQAHYRKPLDFTKHAIIAAEKGWQTLKEVLTLDWQQLNLSAQMPIPGELDNEYLS; this comes from the coding sequence TTGTTTGACGCATCCGGAAATTCCGCCATCAATTGGGATGTGGTGCGGCGATATCTGAAATGGCGTGGCTATCAGGTCCGCTACGTGCAAAACTTCACCGACATTGATGACAAGATCCTGAATCGCGCTCAAGCAGAAGGATCAACCATGCAGGCAGTCAGCGATCGCTACATTGCTGCCTATTTTCGAGATATGCGACGACTTAATGTTCTGGATGCCGATGAGTATGCCCGTGTAACGGAACATATTTCAGACATTCATCAATTGATTCGGGCGCTGGAAGAGCAGGGATATGCCTATGCCGTTGAGGGTAATGTTTACTACAATGTGCGGCGGTTTGCAGACTATGGCAAACTTTCGGGACGGCAACTTGAGCAGATGCAAGCAGGGGCAGGCGGACGAGTTGACCCTCATGATCCAGAACGTCAGAAACGAGACCCGTTTGACTTTGCCCTCTGGAAAGCAGCAAAACCGGGTGAAGCCGCGTGGGAGTCACCTTGGGGGCCGGAGCGACCGGGGTGGCATATCGAATGCTCGGCAATGATTCGAGCGCGATTGGGAGAAACGATCGACATCCATGGCGGCGGCGGTGACCTGGTCTTTCCCCATCATGAAAATGAAATTGCTCAATCGGAAGTGTTGACAGGAAAACCTCTGGCAAACTACTGGTTGCACAATGGTATGGTGACAGTGAACGGCGAAAAGATGTCCAAGTCTCTGGGTAATTTCACCACAATTCAGGATTTGCTGGAGGGCAAGTGGTCAGAATATCCACAACCAATCGATCCCATGGCAATCCGGCTGTTTGTGCTGCAAGCCCACTACCGCAAACCGCTGGATTTCACAAAACATGCCATTATTGCCGCTGAGAAGGGTTGGCAAACACTGAAAGAGGTGCTGACATTAGATTGGCAACAGCTTAATCTATCTGCTCAGATGCCAATTCCCGGTGAACTGGATAACGAATATCTGTCGTGA
- the tnpC gene encoding IS66 family transposase — MHKRSECQPQAAAQPKPGQRKPGGQPGHVGKTRQGFGRIDRYEVVQPTVCQHCGSQEFSEIPRQTRHHTIAELMQPAIEVVAYEQQKCCCRRCGEPTWGELPPEVIGGQSLGVGLQSLVMWLGNYGHMSDEKQQEFLLELGGITVGVGTLQQTNARAAASVKPTVEALGDWIKHHNYGQVDETPWLVNGVKEWMWVVCGVGFCLFHAADTRSRAELVTLLGERFAGVLVSDDFSVYNGYAVKAQQQCLAHLRRHFQAATLPKGGQAQTGS; from the coding sequence ATTCATAAACGCTCAGAATGCCAACCGCAAGCAGCAGCGCAACCCAAACCCGGGCAAAGGAAACCCGGTGGGCAGCCCGGTCATGTCGGAAAAACCAGGCAAGGATTTGGCAGAATCGACCGTTATGAGGTGGTGCAACCCACCGTGTGTCAGCACTGTGGCAGCCAAGAGTTTAGTGAAATCCCCCGGCAAACCCGTCACCACACCATCGCTGAATTAATGCAGCCAGCCATTGAGGTAGTGGCGTATGAGCAGCAGAAATGTTGTTGTCGGCGGTGTGGCGAGCCAACCTGGGGAGAGTTGCCCCCCGAGGTGATTGGGGGTCAAAGTCTAGGGGTAGGGCTACAGTCGTTAGTCATGTGGTTAGGCAACTACGGCCACATGAGCGATGAGAAGCAGCAAGAATTTTTACTAGAGTTGGGTGGCATCACCGTCGGGGTGGGGACACTGCAACAGACGAATGCCAGAGCAGCAGCAAGCGTGAAGCCAACGGTGGAGGCACTAGGGGACTGGATCAAGCATCACAACTATGGCCAAGTGGATGAAACCCCATGGCTGGTCAACGGTGTCAAAGAGTGGATGTGGGTGGTGTGTGGCGTAGGATTTTGCTTATTCCACGCGGCGGACACCCGTTCACGAGCCGAGTTAGTGACCCTATTAGGTGAGCGATTTGCAGGGGTACTCGTCTCGGATGACTTCAGCGTGTACAACGGTTATGCGGTGAAAGCACAACAGCAATGTCTGGCGCATCTGCGGCGACACTTCCAAGCGGCGACACTTCCAAAAGGTGGGCAAGCTCAAACAGGGTCATAA